From one Magnolia sinica isolate HGM2019 chromosome 18, MsV1, whole genome shotgun sequence genomic stretch:
- the LOC131232406 gene encoding uncharacterized protein LOC131232406: protein MTLFAAFSGLKEGKFTFSIGKNPPKMLTELVTRAQKYTNAEEFSNSHKNVQVAELTSKGKRSRNEEPQSSSKKPDDCAHRDRHSSRKPEDKFHSYTPLNKSTEQILLDIRGQKLMNWPVCMKADPDHQDKCKYYRFHRDHGHNMADYVDLKDEIETLIRKGHLRRYTKEERIAPREEREQPSNAAEEPTEIRTIFGGSSGGGDSNRAYKAYSRKSKPEHYIHMTKRPSKELRISLCSLTFTEDVARRIQHPHDGALVVTLIIANHKVYRILVNTGSSTDVIYSKAFERMGIPRSCLRLVKTPLYSFSGERVISKGAISLPVIAGEGRHQVTLLVDFLVVNVQSVHNVILGRHSLNTMGAVVSTYHLMMKFPAESGIGYLRGDQREAQKCYAIVVKKGSVKQALIINVLDPRGPMGDSSAKDLEVIPLDEADPSKTVKLRISLNSEQRSEMLAFLQLHRDVFAWSHKDMPGISPDVMVHRLNVDLDHKPVKQKRR from the coding sequence ATGACACTCTTTGCTGCGTTTAGTGGTTTGAAAGAGGGGAAGTTCACCTTCTCCATTGGAAAGAATCCGCCTAAGATGTTAACTGAGCTGGTCACCAGAGCTCAGAAATACACTAATGCCGAGGAATTCTCCAATTCTCACAAAAATGTTCAAGTAGCAGAGTTGACTAGCAAGGGGAAGAGGTCGAGGAACGAAGAACCCCAGTCATCCAGTAAAAAACCAGATGACTGCGCTCATCGTGATCGTCATTCGAGCAGAAAACCTGAGGATAAATTCCATTCCTACACCCCCCTTAACAAGTCTACTGAACAAATACTACTGGACATCAGAGGCCAGAAGCTCATGAATTGGCCCGTTTGTATGAAGGCCGACCCAGATCATCAAGATAAGTGCAAGTATTATCGTTTCCATCGTGATCACGGCCACAATATGGCCGACTACGTGGATCTCAAAGATGAGATCGAGACCCTTATCCGTAAGGGTCATCTGCGCCGATATACCAAGGAAGAGAGAATAGCTCCGAGAGAAGAACGAGAACAACCGAGCAATGCTGCGGAAGAGCCGACAGAGATCCGTACCATCTTTGGTGGTTCATCCGGTGGAGGGGACTCAAACAGGGCCTATAAAGCCTATTCTCGAAAGTCTAAACCGGAACATTACATCCACATGACCAAGAGGCCGAGTAAAGAGCTTCGAATCAGTCTGTGCAGTCTGACCTTCACAGAAGATGTTGCACGCAGAATTCAGCATCCTCACGATGGTGCCTTAGTTGTGACTTTGATCATAGCCAATCACAAGGTGTATCGTATCCTGGTCAATACTGGGAGCTCGACTGACGTTATCTACTCGAAAGCTTTTGAAAGAATGGGGATTCCAAGGTCGTGCCTCAGACTTGTGAAAACCCCCCTGTACAGCTTTTCTGGAGAAAGGGTGATCTCCaagggagccatctccctccctgtgATCGCGGGAGAAGGACGACATCAAGTCACCCTCCTAGTAGACTTCCTCGTCGTTAATGTGCAATCAGTACATAATGTCATTCTAGGCAGACATTCTCTCAACACAATGGGGGCAGTCGTCTCCACTTaccatctgatgatgaagttTCCCGCTGAGAGCGGAATAGGCTATCTCCGAGGCGATCAACGTGAGGCTCAGAAATGTTATGCGATAGTAGTAAAGAAAGGGTCTGTGAAGCAAGCCCTCATCATCAATGTCCTCGATCCCAGGGGACCTATGGGGGACTCATCTGCGAAAGACTTGGAGGTAATACCTCTCGACGAGGCAGATCCGAGTAAAACTGTTAAGCTCAGAATATCGTTGAATTCTGAGCAACGGTCCGAAATGTTGGCCTTCCTGCAACTACACAGagacgtcttcgcatggtcgcATAAGGATATGCCAGGGATCTCTCCTGATGTCATGGTTCACAGGCTGAATGTGGACCTAGATCATAAACCTGTGAAACAAAAGAGGAGATAG